In Panacibacter ginsenosidivorans, the following proteins share a genomic window:
- a CDS encoding SusC/RagA family TonB-linked outer membrane protein codes for MRIKLLLKGVFISVLLFTFASTGIFAQSKKVSGKILNASTGIAVEGASILVKGTSIGTTSNKDGVFVITMPNGSSVLVVSVIGYETQEVNVSNKSEVEIKINESIDKLTDVVVVGYGTQKKKEITSAITSVTAEQFNKGNINDVAQLLQGKVAGLSIARPGGDPNGGFEIRLRGLSTLGAGTSPLVVIDGQVGADLNSIDPNDIQSIDVLKDGSSAAIYGTRGSAGVIIVTTKTGKRGTSQVNYNGSVSVETAARLTKHMSADEYRALIKNLGAGTDYGFNTDWYDEITRPALSHQHNLSFSGGNDHTTYNASLNYRNAEGIAITTGFKQLNGRLNITHKALNDRLVFNVEFGATRKIADLGFSNAFEYAVIYNPTSPVYAQTPDQDLAGGGYFEVSATEYSNPVAMLQQNTNEQTLKRLNFAGSAEYEILKGLKFLVRYAQQSTSTYLTAYSPSDAFIDRGFYNGVTGVGRHGYSYKSDNEALTQLYENTLSYQRKISNLEISSIAGYSYQDFIYQGFNAGGGNFITDLSGQDFSTAQDFQNGLGSVGSYKNGNRLVAFFGRVNLNYNNIAFLSASLRREGSSEFGPNNKWGYFPAVSAGVDLNKLISVPGFSTLKLRGSYGVTGALPPFSGLSELTFNGRGNYLINGAWIATYGPNQNENPDLKWEKKAEIDIGLDFAAFNSRLTGTIDYYNRKTSDLIFNVTVPSPPALFNRAWRNVGDLRGTGYEIALNYQVLKSGKLNWNTGINYSHNHVVLTRLDPSAGSYIGETNLGSPGQEATLITRSYEGAEIGAFYNAVYRGVDKDGKFLFDDGNGNAVLSGATTYKTVIGHGLPKFEMGWTNTFTYKNFDLNFFLRGSFGHDLINTERAFFENTNVASIYNVVNTKYFNPDLNDAQIFSSLFVEKGDFVKLDNATLGYNFNISKKGGMASVRSIRAFITGHNLFTITGYTGADPEVRYSDNLNGNILAPGIDRRSTWVLTRSFTLGVNIGL; via the coding sequence ATGAGGATCAAACTACTTCTGAAGGGAGTGTTTATATCTGTCCTTCTGTTCACTTTCGCAAGTACAGGTATTTTCGCACAATCAAAAAAAGTTTCAGGAAAAATTTTGAATGCGTCAACTGGCATTGCTGTTGAAGGTGCCAGTATATTGGTAAAAGGTACCAGCATTGGTACTACCAGTAATAAAGATGGCGTATTTGTTATAACTATGCCAAATGGGTCTTCAGTATTAGTAGTGTCGGTAATAGGATACGAGACACAGGAGGTTAATGTAAGCAACAAAAGCGAGGTTGAAATAAAGATTAATGAAAGTATAGACAAGCTTACTGACGTAGTAGTGGTAGGTTACGGCACCCAAAAGAAAAAGGAAATAACAAGTGCTATTACCAGCGTAACTGCGGAACAATTTAATAAAGGAAACATTAATGATGTGGCTCAGTTGCTGCAGGGTAAGGTTGCAGGTCTTTCCATAGCTCGTCCGGGTGGAGATCCTAATGGAGGTTTTGAAATCAGGTTGAGGGGGCTTTCCACACTTGGCGCAGGCACATCGCCACTGGTTGTAATAGATGGTCAGGTTGGAGCTGATCTTAATTCAATTGATCCAAATGATATTCAAAGCATCGATGTTTTAAAAGACGGCTCTTCCGCAGCCATCTATGGCACCCGCGGTTCTGCCGGCGTAATTATCGTTACCACCAAAACAGGAAAACGTGGTACATCTCAGGTTAACTACAATGGTTCTGTTAGTGTGGAAACTGCCGCAAGGTTAACAAAACACATGTCTGCTGATGAATACAGGGCGCTTATAAAAAATTTAGGTGCCGGCACAGACTATGGTTTTAATACAGATTGGTATGATGAGATTACAAGGCCTGCTCTTTCTCATCAGCACAATCTTTCTTTTTCCGGTGGAAATGATCATACTACTTACAATGCTTCTTTAAATTATAGAAATGCGGAAGGCATAGCTATTACAACGGGTTTTAAACAATTGAATGGCCGTTTAAATATTACACACAAGGCCTTAAATGATAGATTAGTTTTTAATGTAGAATTTGGCGCAACCCGTAAAATCGCCGATCTGGGGTTTTCTAATGCCTTTGAATATGCAGTAATTTATAACCCTACTTCCCCTGTGTATGCACAAACCCCTGATCAGGATTTAGCTGGTGGAGGATATTTTGAAGTAAGTGCTACGGAATATTCAAATCCTGTTGCAATGTTGCAGCAAAATACCAATGAGCAAACTTTAAAAAGGCTCAATTTTGCCGGCTCTGCTGAATATGAAATTCTAAAAGGACTGAAATTCCTGGTAAGGTATGCACAACAGTCTACCAGCACTTATCTCACGGCTTATAGTCCAAGTGATGCTTTTATTGATCGTGGATTTTACAATGGTGTAACAGGCGTTGGCCGTCATGGATACTCTTATAAAAGCGATAATGAAGCCCTGACCCAGTTATATGAAAACACGTTGTCCTATCAAAGAAAAATTTCAAATCTAGAGATATCATCGATTGCCGGTTACTCTTACCAGGATTTTATTTATCAGGGCTTTAATGCTGGTGGAGGAAATTTTATTACTGATTTATCTGGCCAGGATTTTTCTACCGCACAGGATTTTCAAAATGGCCTCGGCTCAGTAGGCAGTTATAAAAATGGCAACAGGCTTGTAGCTTTTTTTGGCCGTGTTAATCTTAATTATAATAACATAGCATTCCTATCCGCTTCTTTGAGAAGAGAAGGATCTTCAGAATTTGGACCTAACAATAAATGGGGTTATTTTCCTGCAGTAAGTGCTGGTGTGGATTTGAATAAATTAATAAGCGTACCAGGTTTTAGTACACTTAAACTCAGAGGAAGCTATGGTGTAACCGGAGCGCTACCTCCGTTCTCAGGTTTGTCTGAATTAACCTTTAATGGAAGAGGAAATTATCTGATTAATGGCGCCTGGATTGCAACTTATGGACCCAATCAAAATGAAAATCCTGATTTAAAATGGGAAAAGAAAGCTGAAATTGATATAGGTCTTGATTTTGCTGCATTTAACAGCAGATTAACCGGTACAATCGACTACTATAATCGCAAAACCTCAGATCTTATTTTTAATGTTACAGTTCCGTCACCTCCTGCACTCTTTAACAGAGCCTGGAGGAATGTTGGTGATTTAAGGGGTACTGGTTATGAAATAGCGCTGAATTATCAGGTGCTGAAAAGTGGAAAATTAAACTGGAACACAGGCATAAACTATTCTCACAACCATGTGGTATTAACCAGGCTAGATCCTTCTGCGGGCTCATATATTGGTGAAACCAATCTGGGGTCACCGGGTCAGGAAGCGACTTTAATAACAAGGTCCTATGAAGGTGCTGAAATTGGTGCATTCTACAATGCAGTATATAGGGGTGTTGATAAGGATGGAAAGTTTTTATTTGATGATGGTAATGGAAACGCGGTTCTTTCTGGTGCCACCACGTATAAAACAGTAATTGGCCATGGGTTACCTAAGTTTGAAATGGGTTGGACCAATACGTTTACTTATAAAAACTTTGATCTGAACTTTTTCCTTCGCGGTTCTTTTGGGCACGATCTTATTAATACCGAACGGGCCTTTTTTGAAAATACCAACGTCGCTTCAATTTATAATGTTGTAAACACAAAATACTTTAATCCGGACCTGAATGATGCCCAAATATTCAGCAGCCTGTTTGTGGAAAAAGGTGATTTCGTGAAATTAGACAATGCCACTCTGGGTTATAATTTCAATATTAGCAAGAAAGGTGGTATGGCCTCTGTAAGAAGCATAAGGGCTTTTATTACGGGTCATAATCTGTTCACTATTACCGGTTATACTGGTGCAGATCCGGAAGTGAGATACTCTGATAATTTGAATGGAAACATATTGGCACCTGGCATCGACAGAAGATCGACCTGGGTACTAACCCGTTCATTCACATTGGGAGTTAACATTGGTTTATAA
- a CDS encoding RagB/SusD family nutrient uptake outer membrane protein → MKSKLFIKILAVVLLISGLSCTKLDEDKYLYDRVTGDQFGQTDLEISSAVGAAYSNLSGVASNNHYLTMNEVTTDEVVVPTRGPDWGDGGRWVRLKKHTYTATDPDPSNGWNFCYTGITTCNRLIATLTTINTETSLAYIPELKALRAIYYYWLLDWYGNVPLSIDFADTDPPANASKQEVYNFIESELTTNAPLLKKPVSIPDIATYGRVNYYTAEACLAKLYLNAEVYTGTPQWDKAIAACDEIINSGIYNLSPTYVENFIQNNQNSKESIWAIPYDHIKFTGFNVGMMTLSYLNQQTYNINNQPWNGFATTAEFYNSYIDPVQNPGPQGQVVGLDPKGDSITATVDKRMTANFLVGPQYSSTGVRLLGNAEPDDPDGAPFTFTPYINELEPNAWRQSGARIGKWQFYQGMTPDLDNDFAIFRYSDILLTKAEATARKEGNWNDPTVLAVINQIRTQHGGVSPFASLTAATFLAERGREMFFEAWRRQDMIRFGTYNSAFEFHAADPDTHVNLFPIPSAQIDANNNLKQNPGY, encoded by the coding sequence ATGAAAAGTAAATTATTTATAAAGATTTTGGCTGTGGTACTGCTAATTTCAGGGTTATCCTGTACCAAATTAGATGAAGACAAGTACCTGTACGACAGGGTTACGGGAGACCAGTTTGGTCAAACAGATCTTGAAATAAGTTCGGCAGTTGGTGCTGCGTATTCAAATTTGTCAGGAGTTGCTTCTAACAATCATTATCTCACCATGAATGAAGTTACCACAGATGAAGTAGTGGTACCAACCCGTGGCCCGGACTGGGGTGATGGCGGACGTTGGGTGAGATTAAAAAAACATACGTATACTGCTACTGATCCGGATCCGAGTAATGGCTGGAATTTTTGCTATACAGGTATAACCACCTGTAACCGGCTAATAGCTACTTTAACCACTATTAACACTGAGACTTCCTTAGCCTATATTCCCGAACTAAAAGCATTACGCGCTATTTATTATTATTGGTTGCTCGACTGGTACGGAAATGTTCCCTTAAGTATAGATTTTGCAGATACAGACCCGCCAGCCAATGCTTCAAAACAGGAAGTATATAATTTTATCGAATCAGAGCTTACCACTAACGCCCCATTGCTAAAAAAACCAGTATCTATACCGGATATTGCTACTTATGGCCGCGTAAATTATTACACTGCCGAAGCTTGCCTTGCCAAATTATACTTAAATGCAGAGGTGTATACCGGCACGCCGCAATGGGACAAAGCGATTGCAGCTTGTGATGAGATAATCAACTCAGGTATATATAATTTATCTCCTACTTACGTTGAGAATTTTATACAAAACAACCAGAATTCTAAAGAATCTATATGGGCCATTCCTTATGATCATATAAAATTTACAGGATTTAATGTTGGCATGATGACACTAAGTTATCTTAATCAACAAACCTATAATATAAATAACCAGCCCTGGAATGGTTTTGCAACTACGGCGGAGTTTTATAATTCTTATATAGATCCCGTACAAAACCCTGGTCCGCAGGGACAGGTTGTAGGTCTTGATCCAAAAGGCGACAGCATAACAGCTACAGTAGATAAAAGAATGACTGCTAATTTTCTTGTAGGCCCGCAATATTCTTCCACAGGTGTAAGATTACTTGGCAACGCAGAGCCCGATGATCCCGATGGTGCTCCTTTTACCTTTACACCTTACATTAACGAGCTTGAGCCTAACGCATGGCGTCAGTCTGGTGCAAGAATTGGCAAATGGCAGTTTTACCAGGGAATGACACCAGACCTGGATAATGATTTTGCCATCTTCCGTTATTCAGATATTCTCTTAACAAAAGCAGAAGCAACTGCAAGAAAAGAAGGTAATTGGAACGATCCTACTGTTCTGGCTGTCATAAATCAAATAAGAACACAACATGGTGGTGTTTCTCCATTTGCCTCTCTAACCGCGGCTACATTCCTTGCAGAACGTGGCAGAGAAATGTTTTTTGAGGCATGGAGAAGACAGGATATGATTAGGTTTGGAACATACAACAGTGCGTTTGAATTTCATGCTGCAGATCCTGATACGCATGTTAATCTTTTCCCTATTCCATCAGCTCAAATAGATGCGAATAATAATTTAAAGCAAAATCCAGGATACTAA
- a CDS encoding VCBS repeat-containing protein, with protein sequence MARRKFSGTCLLFLNEYVCSIFIFFVVIISCNTDKKLSALFTLLDTKHTGIDFSNNVTYTEDFNPYTFRNFFNGGGVAIGDINNDGLPDIFFCSNQHSNKLYLNKGNMQFEDITNKAGVASENVWNTGVTMADVNGDGLLDIYVCKSGDSSSHNRSNSLYINNGSLHFTDEAHEYGLDNKGLSTHAAFFDYDKDGDLDCYLLTNSFKSVGNYDLVKDQRKIVDTLGGNKLYRNDDNHFVDVTQQAGIYSSKVGFGLGVTIADIDKDGWQDIYVSNDFFERDYLYINKHNGTFEECLEKYIHEISMNAMGADIADINNDGYPEIYVTDMLPEDDARIKTKTNFENWDKYHSNISNGYYKQFVRNTLQLNNGPMPDSNKVNFSEIGRFANVSATDWSWGALITDLDNDGKKDIFVANGIYKDITDQDYIQYTAAAYTEIRQQILDKKNDVIKKLIDLIPSTPISNYAYSNNGDLTFTNKSKEWGLSQPGFSNGSAYGDLDNDGDLDLVVNNVNMPCFIYRNEAVQQHPENKFLQIKLEGDGSNTFGIGAKVTVHYNNTMAYQEQMPMRGFESTVDTRLTFGLGKTAKIDSVAVVWNDGKTNILKDVKPNQLLTIKQKDAVLPPVNHQPAADKTIFTIEHDHYGIGFTHKENDFVDFDRDRLIFHMLSTQGPRMAKGDVNKDGLDDIYICGAKDQSGVLYIQTKEGSFKKSNETLLAKDAVSEDTDALFFDADGDGDEDLYVCSGGNEFSPNSTALIDRLYINDGRGNFTKSPQVLPSYIFESSSCVTAADYDADGDIDLFVGVRLKPFSYGYPCKGYILQNNGKGIFTDVTNTAAPELLKAGMVTDARWFDYDKDNKPDLVMAGEYMPVKIFHNEGGKLKEVTATLNMQNTNGWWNRIQIADVNNDGYPDIIAANHGLNSRFRATQQKPVCMYAADFGNNGTIQQIVTCYNGDSAYPMVLRHDLVAVLPALKKKYLKYESYKNQTIEDIFSKEQLDSATKLEAYTMQSTVFINNKNASFTAKPLPASAQLSCMYAIAAADFDKDGNTDILMGGNFYESKPEAGIYDASYATVLKGDGKGNFTSLTPQQSGISIKGAVRDMQLIKKGKKELIIVAKNNDQVQVVSH encoded by the coding sequence ATGGCGAGGCGAAAATTTTCTGGTACCTGTTTGCTTTTTCTTAATGAATATGTATGCAGCATTTTTATTTTTTTTGTTGTAATCATTTCGTGCAATACAGATAAAAAACTATCTGCCCTTTTTACATTGCTGGATACAAAACATACCGGCATTGATTTCTCTAATAACGTAACTTATACAGAAGATTTCAATCCTTATACTTTTCGTAATTTTTTTAATGGTGGCGGCGTTGCCATTGGTGATATTAACAATGATGGTCTGCCAGATATTTTTTTTTGCAGCAACCAACACTCAAACAAACTTTATCTAAACAAAGGCAATATGCAGTTTGAAGACATTACCAATAAAGCTGGTGTGGCCTCTGAGAATGTTTGGAATACCGGTGTTACAATGGCCGATGTAAACGGAGATGGTTTGCTGGATATTTACGTGTGTAAATCAGGGGACAGTTCCAGTCACAACAGAAGCAATTCTTTATATATAAATAATGGGAGCCTTCACTTTACTGATGAAGCGCACGAGTATGGCTTAGACAACAAAGGCCTTTCCACGCATGCAGCTTTTTTTGATTATGATAAAGATGGCGATCTGGATTGTTATTTACTGACCAACTCGTTTAAATCTGTAGGCAACTATGATCTTGTAAAAGATCAGCGCAAGATTGTTGATACACTCGGCGGAAATAAGTTATATCGCAACGATGATAATCATTTTGTTGACGTAACACAGCAGGCTGGTATTTACAGCAGCAAGGTAGGATTTGGTTTAGGTGTTACAATTGCTGATATTGATAAAGATGGCTGGCAGGATATCTATGTATCCAATGATTTTTTTGAACGGGATTATCTTTATATAAACAAGCATAACGGCACATTTGAAGAATGCCTTGAAAAATATATTCATGAAATAAGTATGAATGCAATGGGTGCTGATATTGCAGATATTAATAATGATGGCTATCCTGAAATATATGTAACTGATATGTTACCTGAAGACGATGCACGCATTAAGACGAAAACAAATTTTGAGAACTGGGATAAGTATCACTCAAATATTTCAAATGGTTATTATAAACAATTTGTAAGAAATACACTGCAATTGAATAATGGCCCAATGCCTGATTCTAACAAGGTTAATTTTAGTGAGATCGGCCGCTTTGCAAACGTAAGTGCAACAGACTGGAGCTGGGGCGCATTAATAACAGATCTTGACAATGATGGAAAGAAAGATATATTCGTGGCAAATGGCATTTATAAAGACATAACTGACCAGGATTATATTCAGTATACGGCTGCTGCCTACACAGAAATACGCCAGCAAATTTTAGATAAGAAAAATGATGTGATCAAGAAGTTAATTGATTTAATTCCCTCTACTCCAATATCTAATTATGCATACAGTAATAATGGGGACCTGACTTTTACCAACAAGTCAAAGGAATGGGGTTTGTCACAACCTGGTTTCAGCAATGGATCCGCATATGGAGACCTTGACAATGATGGCGATCTTGACCTGGTGGTTAACAATGTAAATATGCCCTGCTTTATTTACAGAAACGAGGCAGTGCAACAACATCCCGAAAACAAATTCCTGCAAATAAAACTCGAAGGTGATGGCAGTAACACATTTGGTATTGGTGCAAAAGTAACTGTGCATTACAATAATACCATGGCTTACCAGGAGCAGATGCCCATGCGTGGCTTTGAATCAACAGTTGATACCAGGCTTACTTTCGGCCTGGGTAAAACAGCAAAGATAGATTCTGTGGCAGTGGTATGGAATGATGGGAAAACAAACATCCTCAAAGATGTAAAACCAAACCAGCTCTTAACTATTAAACAAAAGGATGCGGTTCTGCCTCCCGTCAATCATCAGCCGGCAGCGGATAAAACAATCTTCACTATTGAACATGATCATTACGGCATCGGCTTTACCCATAAAGAAAATGACTTTGTGGATTTTGACCGTGACAGGCTCATCTTCCATATGCTCTCCACGCAAGGACCCAGGATGGCCAAAGGTGATGTGAACAAAGACGGGCTTGATGATATCTATATCTGCGGCGCCAAAGATCAAAGCGGTGTATTATATATTCAAACAAAAGAAGGCAGTTTTAAAAAAAGTAATGAAACGCTGCTTGCAAAAGATGCTGTCAGCGAAGACACAGATGCCTTATTTTTTGATGCAGATGGTGATGGTGATGAAGACCTCTATGTATGCAGCGGGGGTAATGAGTTCTCTCCTAACAGCACAGCCCTGATTGACAGGTTGTACATCAATGATGGCAGGGGCAATTTTACCAAATCTCCACAGGTGCTGCCTTCTTATATTTTTGAAAGCAGCAGTTGTGTAACAGCTGCAGACTATGATGCGGATGGTGACATTGATCTCTTTGTTGGTGTAAGGCTAAAACCTTTCAGTTATGGTTATCCCTGCAAAGGATATATACTGCAGAATAATGGTAAAGGTATTTTCACCGATGTAACAAACACAGCAGCCCCTGAACTCCTGAAAGCAGGTATGGTAACTGATGCCAGGTGGTTTGATTATGATAAAGACAACAAACCGGACCTTGTAATGGCAGGCGAATACATGCCTGTAAAAATATTCCACAATGAAGGCGGTAAATTAAAAGAAGTAACGGCTACACTCAATATGCAAAACACAAATGGCTGGTGGAACAGGATACAAATTGCAGATGTAAACAATGATGGTTACCCCGATATCATTGCCGCTAATCACGGGCTCAACTCAAGGTTCAGGGCAACACAGCAAAAACCCGTATGCATGTATGCAGCAGATTTTGGTAATAATGGTACCATCCAGCAGATTGTAACCTGCTACAACGGTGACAGTGCTTACCCAATGGTATTAAGACATGATCTTGTAGCCGTGTTGCCCGCACTTAAAAAGAAATACCTTAAATACGAAAGCTATAAAAACCAGACTATAGAAGATATATTCTCTAAAGAGCAGTTAGACAGCGCCACAAAACTTGAAGCTTATACAATGCAGAGCACTGTGTTCATAAACAATAAGAATGCATCATTCACTGCAAAACCATTACCCGCATCTGCACAGCTCAGTTGCATGTACGCAATAGCAGCAGCTGATTTTGATAAAGATGGCAACACTGATATACTGATGGGTGGCAATTTTTACGAAAGCAAACCGGAAGCGGGTATTTACGACGCAAGCTATGCCACTGTTTTAAAAGGTGATGGCAAAGGAAACTTTACCTCTCTGACACCTCAACAAAGTGGCATCAGCATCAAAGGCGCAGTGAGGGATATGCAGCTCATTAAAAAAGGAAAAAAAGAATTAATTATTGTAGCAAAAAATAACGATCAGGTACAGGTAGTATCACATTAG